CTGTCGCAGACAATTCTGACGTTCGGCCCTCGAATGGACACCGATGAGATTCGAGATCGACTGGTCGCGTCGGGACGCATGCGTGACGACGTCGAGCTGGTGAACATTTGGCAGGACCTTCGGGGCCGGTCCGAGCATGAACTCGCGCAACTCGAAGGCGAACAGCCTCGGAAACCGATCCCAGACACCGATGGTGAAATAGAGAACATCACCGCTTTCTACGATGTGGTCCGCAATGCGCGCAGCGGCACGATCATTCGTCGCAACTACTTCAGGGCAGACGGAAGCCTGCTGGTCGCGGACATCCGCGATCCGAAGTTCGGCCGAAGGTTCATTCTCCATTCTCCGAATGGAACGCCGATGGCGGAATGGCGCCGTCCGCGAGATTTCTACAATGCCTGGATCAAGGCAGTTGTGGCCAAGGAACCCGCTGTCGTCATCGTCGATGACAAGAAGGTCAGCGAGTTCATCCACGAGATCGAAGATCGGAACTTCGCACTGGTCCTGTTCCTCCATGGAACTCACCTTCGACATCCGTGGAATGGCAACCACGGCCAGGCGCTGCCACGCAGAGTTGATACCGTGCGCAACTTCGACCGCTTCGACGTGGTCGGAGTGCAGACTCGGCAGCAGGCGGATGCCGTCCGAGCTCTCGGATTCACCGAAGACAATATCAGACTTCTGACCGGAGAACTGCCGGCGGGATCGGTGCTGACCGAGGTTCCGAAAGAGCGGACGATGAGTCAGGCCGTGATGATCGCCAACCTCATCGAACTCAAGCGGATCGACCATCCGATTCGGGCGGTGGCCAAATTGCGTGACCGGGGTGTCGACGTGTCGCTGACGGTCCTGGGGGAGGGGCCGGAACGGCTCAAACTTGAGAAGCTCATCGATGCTCTCGACGTTCGCGATCGAGTGGAGCTTCCTGGATATGTCAATGATGTCTCGGAGAGGTTGAAGTCGGCCTCATTTTCCATGCTGACGAGCACCAGCGAAGGGCTGCCGCTGTCGATGATGGAATCGATGGGGGCCGGTTGCATTCCGATCGTCTATGACATCACCTATGGTCCGCGTGACCTGGTCGAGCAGGGCCTTAATGGATTCATCACTCCGAGGAATGATGTTGACGCCCTGGCTGACCAGATCGCGGAATTTCTCTCTCTGAGCACAGAATCCGTTTCGGCGATGCGCAATTCCGCCATGCACACTGCCGAGCGCTACCTACCCGAGGCCGGGTACAGGCGCTGGACGTCGGTCATCGAAAGACTGCCTGTGGCAGCGCGTTTGCCTGACGACCGTATCGACGCGTCGGGGTCCCCCATCGCGGTGAAGAGAGCCACGTGCGAAGAGTTCGGTGAAGGATGCAGAATCGAACTGGAATTCGCCCATCTCCGCCGCGATGTCCTCGAAAGCCTGGAGA
Above is a window of Brevibacterium siliguriense DNA encoding:
- a CDS encoding glycosyltransferase, whose amino-acid sequence is MPEFGTDEVHVYNVLWWIPETMGGMTTAALRRIRSFQSFGKSLSQTILTFGPRMDTDEIRDRLVASGRMRDDVELVNIWQDLRGRSEHELAQLEGEQPRKPIPDTDGEIENITAFYDVVRNARSGTIIRRNYFRADGSLLVADIRDPKFGRRFILHSPNGTPMAEWRRPRDFYNAWIKAVVAKEPAVVIVDDKKVSEFIHEIEDRNFALVLFLHGTHLRHPWNGNHGQALPRRVDTVRNFDRFDVVGVQTRQQADAVRALGFTEDNIRLLTGELPAGSVLTEVPKERTMSQAVMIANLIELKRIDHPIRAVAKLRDRGVDVSLTVLGEGPERLKLEKLIDALDVRDRVELPGYVNDVSERLKSASFSMLTSTSEGLPLSMMESMGAGCIPIVYDITYGPRDLVEQGLNGFITPRNDVDALADQIAEFLSLSTESVSAMRNSAMHTAERYLPEAGYRRWTSVIERLPVAARLPDDRIDASGSPIAVKRATCEEFGEGCRIELEFAHLRRDVLESLEMVVAAREVNTFFVCGSTSIATRRMGRRQVVTFDVAFENFSESINQTFDVYLRRPRDLWASKRRIRLPRTHHAMRTGQWKWYSTKHGNLSVRPLR